One window from the genome of Saccharicrinis carchari encodes:
- the gldF gene encoding gliding motility-associated ABC transporter permease subunit GldF, with the protein MWSLYRKEIASFFSSVTGYLVAGVFLVLTGLFLWVIPGQMNILFGGYASLDSLFYLAPWLYLFLVPAVTMRLFADEKRTGTMELLYTRPLSEWHIVVAKYVAGVTLVVISLLPTLIYFYTVVQLGNPVGNIDFGGTWGSFIGLLFLSGIYVAIGVFCSSLTDNQIVSFIMAVLLSFVFYYGFEALSQMVSGSSQSFIVFMGIDEHYQSMSRGVLDSRDVLYFLSMIWLFMYLTRTVLRSKKW; encoded by the coding sequence ATGTGGAGTTTATATCGTAAAGAAATAGCATCCTTTTTTAGTTCGGTTACCGGTTACCTGGTGGCAGGTGTATTTTTGGTGCTTACAGGTTTATTTTTATGGGTAATACCGGGTCAAATGAATATCTTGTTTGGCGGTTATGCCAGTTTGGATTCCTTATTTTATCTGGCACCCTGGCTTTACCTTTTTTTGGTGCCGGCTGTTACCATGCGTTTGTTTGCCGATGAAAAACGTACCGGCACCATGGAATTGTTATACACCCGTCCCTTGAGCGAGTGGCATATCGTAGTGGCCAAGTATGTGGCAGGCGTAACTTTGGTTGTTATCAGCTTGTTGCCCACTTTAATCTATTTTTACACTGTTGTTCAGCTGGGTAACCCTGTGGGTAATATCGACTTTGGCGGAACCTGGGGTTCTTTTATCGGATTGCTTTTTTTGTCGGGGATTTATGTTGCTATCGGGGTTTTTTGTTCCTCGCTCACCGATAACCAAATTGTATCTTTTATCATGGCGGTATTGCTCAGTTTTGTGTTTTATTATGGCTTTGAAGCCCTCTCGCAAATGGTATCGGGCAGCAGCCAATCCTTCATTGTTTTTATGGGAATCGATGAGCATTATCAGTCGATGAGCCGGGGCGTATTGGATTCAAGAGATGTGCTTTATTTTTTAAGTATGATATGGCTGTTTATGTACCTTACGCGCACAGTTTTAAGAAGTAAAAAATGGTGA